A segment of the Dermacentor andersoni chromosome 5, qqDerAnde1_hic_scaffold, whole genome shotgun sequence genome:
GCCAAGAAACTCAATAATTAAACCGCAACAAGCACATCTTGCAACTCCAGCTATTTTATTGATAGCATGACCATGATTAGCACGTTCAGCTAGAAACATAGTCATACAAGCGGCAGACCTTTACTAAAAACGCATTTTACGCATCCACTTCGTACACTTAAATGTTAAAATTGCTGATAAAACAAACAGCAGGGGGCTCAGGCTTTGTGAGTAACTGACGGCGCTCCAGGCTGAATTTAAAGAAACCTCGATCACATACGTTGGATGCGAAAACCCCAAACTGTCCTCTAGCGGCAAGCGATAACGATGGAACTTGTGAAGACGCTCGCCCCTGAGAACCGTTCAGATGGCTCGCGACAACGACATGCTACTCGTGATTCCGTCACGCCGTGTCAGACAGGGTTCGACGGCTCTGGATGGTCGTCGTCCTTGAGCGGGATAGTGCCGAAGTCCATCGACTTGTTTCGCTTTTGCAGCGATGCTAGCGAAGGCGCTGGCGTCGGCGGGGGCGGAGGTGCGCGGTCTTCGAGGCTCAGCCTGCGTGGCGTGATCGCCGTCGAGGGGCCGCCGCGGCGCACCAAGCTGGTGGCCGACTCGTCCTGGTGGAGCGGCGCCTGTTGCTGCACGCCGCCCATGCCGGCCGCCGCTTGACCCTCTTCTGAAACGCCATCGAACGACAGTTTGACGCGTCCTTTGCCATAGAGCTCGACGCGCGCCTCCATGGTCAGGCTGGCCTTCTTCTTGAGGCCAGCACACAGGGGTAAG
Coding sequences within it:
- the LOC140218651 gene encoding uncharacterized protein, which produces MTSSASDAPVTKSDSLPVSDEALPAQPSPSSAQTSAAEGAVSGGSAVADEHQQQPAAAASGGHEGEVEPSDASVTKEEMERYIKISRDLKLRRGSLMPPGGTSGKAINATMTAPLPLCAGLKKKASLTMEARVELYGKGRVKLSFDGVSEEGQAAAGMGGVQQQAPLHQDESATSLVRRGGPSTAITPRRLSLEDRAPPPPPTPAPSLASLQKRNKSMDFGTIPLKDDDHPEPSNPV